The genomic region GGAAATCCGCCGGCTGAGCGAGTGGTTCATGCAGAAGATGGAAAACGACGTGACCAAGCCGCTCGCCCGCGAGCGTGTCTACAAGCTACAGATGACCGCCGATCAGGGCGGCGGAGCCCCGGATTCGAAGATTTTGCGCACGGCCCGCGCGAATATCCGCCAGCATATGCGCTATCTCACCTGGCTTGCCGGCTCGCGCCAATGGCTGGCGGGCGAGCGGATGAGCTATGCCGACCTTGCCGCCGCGGCCTCGATCTCGATCCTCGATTATCTCGGCGAGATCGACTGGGCTGATGCGCCCGTCGTCAAGGACTGGTACCAGCGGCTGAAATCGCGCCCCTCCTTCCGGCCGATGCTGACCGAGCGGGTGCGCGGCCTGACGCCGGTTTCGCATTATGCCGATCTGGATTTCTGACGAGGGCTCTCCATGCCCGAAGCCGATAAAGATGACAAAGAGCGCCGCCGCCGCGACAATTTGACCCTGTTCGTGCGGGCGGAATCTGCCGCCAAGGGCTTCGATCTCTGCCGCATCACACGACCCGACGCGATTCCGCAAGCCAAAGAGCGCCTCGGCCAGTTCATCGATGCCGGGCGCCATGGGACGATGGAGTGGATGGCGGAGACGCGTGAGCGGCGCGGCGATCCGCGCACCCTTTGGAGCGAGGTGCGGTCCGTCGTGGTCTTCGGCCTCAACTACGCCCCTGAAGAAGATCCGCGCGGCATTCTCGCCAAGGCCGATAAGGCGGCGATCTCGGTCTATGCCCGCAACCGCGATTATCACGACATCATCAAGGGCCGGCTGAAAGAGATCGCCACGCGTTTTGCGGCACGGGCCGGCGCCGACGTCAAGGTCTTCGTCGATACCGCGCCTGTGATGGAAAAGCCGCTGGCGGCGGCAGCCGGGCTCGGCTGGCAGGGCAAGCATACCAACCTCGTCAGCCGCACGCACGGCTCCTGGCTGTTTCTCGGCAGCATGTTCACCACCGCCGATCTTGCCGTCGACGCCGAAGAGGCCGATCATTGCGGCTCCTGCCGCGCCTGCCTCGACGCCTGTCCGACGGCCGCCTTTCCCGCACCTTACCAGATCGATGCGCGGCGCTGCATCTCCTATCTCACCATCGAGCACAAGGGGCCGATCGACCCCGATCTCAGGCCGCTGATCGGAAATCGCATCTATGGCTGCGACGACTGTCTTGCCGCCTGCCCGTGGAACAAGTTCGCAAGTGCGGCCTCCGAGATGAAGCTGAAGGCGCGGGACGATCTGCAGGAGCCGTCGATCGCCTTTCTGCTGACGCTCGACGATGCCGCCTTCCGCGCCTTCTTCAGCGGCTCGCCGGTAAAGCGGATCGGCCGCGATCGCTTTATCCGCAATGTGCTGATCGCCGCCGGCAATTCCGGCGAGACGGCTCTTATCGCCCAATGTCGGCGGCTCGCCGACGATGCCTCGCCGGTGGTGCGGGGAATGGCGGTGTGGGCGCTGTCGCGGCTGATGGAGGCTGGCGAATTTTCAGGCTTTGCGACACAAAAGGCCGATGAGACTGACGACGACGTGCTGAATGAATGGCGGCTGGCGGGAGTGGGCTGATGCATGTGATGATTTTTGGCTGCGGTTATTCCGGCACGGCGATCGCCAAGGCCTTCGCCGGCGACGGCGTGCGCATTTCCGGCACCACGCGCTCTGCCGACAAGATCGAGGCGCTGCGGCGAAACGGCGTCGAAGCCTTCCTTTTCGACGGCGAGACCATGGACGACGGGTTGCGCCGGGCTCTGGCCGATATCACCCATCTCGTGCAGTCGATCGCACCTGGAAAAGCCGACCCGCTGCTGCGGCTGCTCGGCGAAGACGGCGCAAGCCCGCCGCCCGGCCTCGAATGGATCGGTTATCTCTCCACCGTCGGCGTCTATGGCGACCACAAGGGCGCTTGGATCAACGAGGAAACGCCGTGCGTGCCTGTGTCGGGGCGCTCGAAGGAGCGGCTCGAGGCGGAAGCGGGCTGGCTGGCCATGGGCGAGAGATGCGGCGTGCCGGCGGCGGTGCTTCGCCTTTCCGGTATTTACGGGCCGGGGCGCAATGCCTTCTGCAATTTGGACAAGGGCACGGCACGGCGGCTGATCAAGAAGGACCAGGTGTTCAACCGCATCCGCGTCGAGGATATCGGTGCGGCGAGCCGTTTCCTGTCGGACCATCGCCTCGGCGGCATCTATAATATCACCGACGACCGGCCTGGCCCGCCGCAGGACGTGATCGTCGAGGCGGCGCGGCTGATGGGCGTCGAACCGCCGCCGGAGCAGGCCTTCGAGACCGCCGAGCTGACGCCGATGGCGCGCTCCTTCTACGGCGAGAACAAGCGGGTTTCGAATGCGAAACTCAAGGCGGCCGGCTTCGAATTCTCCTTCCCCGACTACCCGATGTCACTTGCGCAATTGTGGCAGGACGGACGCTGGCGCGGTTAGACCAGGCCCGCTTGAGGCGACCAGGTTATCACCCGAAATGAGTAGGAAATTCCTACTTTCTGCATTTGGCAGAACAATTCTCGCCGCATATCATGGTTAACGGCCTTTGAATTTGCGCAAATGTGGCAGCAAATATGGCGAAGCTCGAAAAAATATTTCGTGATTTTTGTGAAGGCTGGGAAGTTTAAAACTTCTTCGGAAAAATCATTTGAATTTTAGCTGATTTCATTGCGTTTTTTCCACATTTTTCCGCACGCGGCAAATTCTCATATTTTATCAATGACCTCACGAATGTTACGGATTGCAATATTCCGTGAATGGACGCGGCACTTTTTCGCCACTTTTTAACAGATTTAAGCCCCGCCGCCTGCAGAGGCGTTGAGTTCAATAGTTGAGGGATACTCTGTTTTGAAGAAAATACGTCGTTCTATTATCGCTGCCGTAACTATTGCAGCATGCTCTTGCCTGCTTCCGGCGGAGAGTTTTGCTGGAAATGGATGCGGCGGTGCTTCATGGTACGCACTTCGCTCCAAAACTGCTTCCGGGGAACGTATGAACCCTGCCATCTTGACTGCCGCGCATCGTTCGCTTGCCTTCGGCACCAAGGTCAAGGTCACCAACCGCAACAACGGCCGCACCGTCGTCGTTCGCATCAACGATCGCGGTCCGTTCATCCGCGGCCGCGTGATCGACCTGTCGCGCGCTGCGGCACAAAACATCGGCATGGTGAGCTCCGGCACCGCGAAGGTCTGCTACCAGGTGATCAGCTAAGCTGACAGCCGAGGTGATCAGCTAAGCTGACAGCCGAGGTGATCAGCTAAAGCTGACAGCCGAGCCTGACAACCAGCTGCGCCGTCAGCGGCGCTTGCTCTTGCCGTCAATCGCGGTTACCACGCGCTTGAGACTTGCGAACAATCCCGCGCGGAACGAGCGCATGCCACGGCAACAGGAGACTTGTGAATGCGTCTGGGCGGCCGCCTCGAAGGGGCGATTTCTGTGCTCGCGGATATCGATGCCCGCAAGCGGCCTGTCGCCGACGCGCTGAAGGACTGGGGCCTTGCGCACCGCTTCGCCGGCTCCGGCGATCGTGCCGCGATCGGCAACATCGTCTATGACGCGCTGCGCATGCGGCTTTCCCATGCCTGGCTGATGGATGACGACAGTGCTGCTGCCATTGCCCACGCCGTCATGTTCCGCCAATGGGGTTTCACACCGGACAGTCTTGCCGCCGAACTGGCGGACGACAAATTCGCGCCGGCGCCGCTGAGCGCCGATGCCGTGGCCGCCTTTGCAAGCCGCCGTCTCGACGACGCGCCGCCGCATATCCGCGGCGATATTCCTGAATGGGTCCAACCCTCCTTCGAACAGGCCTTCGGCGCCGACTGGCTTGCCGAGGCACAGGCGCTCGCGGCGCGACCGACGCTCGATCTGCGCGCCAACATTTTGAAGTCCTCCCGCGACAAGGCCGTCAAGGCGCTCGAAAGAGCCGGCGCGCAGGCGGCGAAGATCGCCCGCTACGGCATCCGCATTGCCGCCGGCGAAGGCGCCTCGCGTCTTCCCAACGTGACGGCCGAGCTTTCGTTCCAAAAAGGCTGGTTCGAAGTTCAGGACGAGGGATCGCAGATCGTCGCCGACCTGGTGCTCGCCAAAGACGGCGACCAGGTTCTCGACTATTGTGCCGGCGGTGGCGGCAAGACGCTCGCCATGGCGGCCGCCATGCAGAACAAGGGACAGGTTCACGCCTACGACGCCGACCGCAAACGGCTGGCGCCGATCATCGAGCGGCTGAAGCGGGCGGGCACCCGCAATGTTCAGGTGCATGACGACCCCAGAGGCCTTTCCGGCCTTGCCGGGCGCTGCGACAAGGTGCTGGTCGATGCGCCCTGCACCGGCACCGGCACATGGCGCCGCCGTCCCGACACGAAATGGCGGCTGACGGCGAAGAACCTCGACGAGCGCACCGCCCAGCAGCAGGACGCGCTGGCGCAGGCAGGCGGCTTCGTCAAACCGGGCGGCGAGCTGATCTATGTCACCTGCTCGGTGCTGCCCCAGGAGAACGAGGAACAGGTACGCCGTTTCACGGCCGACAATCCCGATTTCCAGATCGTCAGCGCCCTGCCCGCCTGGGATGGCCTCTTCGGCAAAGACGCCCCGCGGCCACACTCTTCCGACGGGCTGACGGTGACGCTGACCCCTGCTTCCACCGACACGGACGGTTTCTTCTTCTGCCGCATGCAGCGCAAGGGCTGAGCCCGCGGCGAAAGAGCGCGCGGCCGCCGATTTTCCGGGCGAATGCCTGGCAAAACAAGCGCCTTCGCAGCCCCTCTCCATCCTTAAAACCATTCCAAACTAGAGCATTTGACACCAGTTTGCTTTTGCGCGAAGAGACGGAGCCCGATTTAGGCGGAATATCCGTCACAGGAGAGGATCATGAAGCTCAATAAATTCCGCGCAGCCGTGCTGGCGATTGCCCCCGCCGCCCTGCTCGCCCTTCCCGCGCATGCCGAAACCGATGCGGCTGCCGTGGTGAAACATTATGCCGACGTGGCGTATGCGAAATACGAAGACTCGCTGACCACGGCGAAGGCGCTCGACGCCGCGATCGACGCCTTCCTGAAGGCGCCTGATGACGCGACGCTGAAGGCCGCCCGGGACGCCTGGATCAAGGCGCGCGTTCCCTACCAGCAGACGGAAGTCTATCGCTTCGGCAATCCTGTTGTCGACGACTGGGAAGGCAAGGTTAATGCATGGCCTCTCGATGAAGGTCTGATCGACTATGTCGATCCCTCCTACGGCACCGAGAGCGACGAAAATTCGCTGTATGTCGCCAATGTCATCGCCAACAAGACGATCAAGATCGACGGCAAGGACGTCGACGCCTCCAAGCTGACGCCGGAATTCCTCTCCGGCACGCTGGCCGAGGCCGGCGGCATCGAAGCCAACGTCGCGACCGGCTACCACGCCATCGAATTCCTCCTCTGGGGCCAGGATCTGAACGGCACGGGACCCGGCGCCGGCAACCGCCCGGCAACCGATTACGACCTGAAGAACTGCACGCACGGCAATTGCGACCGCCGCGCCGAATATCTGAAATCCGCCTCCACGCTGCTGGTTTCCGACCTGCAGGAAATGACCGACAACTGGAAGCCGGACGGCGCCGCGACGAAGAACGTCGAAGCCGACCCGAAGGCCGGCCTCGTCGCCATCCTGACGGGCATGGGTTCGCTCTCCTATGGCGAGCTTGCCGGCGAGCGCATGAAGCTCGGCCTGCTGCTGCACGATCCTGAGGAAGAGCATGATTGCTTCTCCGACAATACCTACAACTCGCATCTCAACGACGCGATCGGCATCGCCGCCGCCTATACCGGCAACTATACCCGCGTCGACGGCACCAAGCTCAGCGGCCCGTCGCTGCACGATCTGGTGGCCGCCAAGGACAAGGCGCTCGATGCCGAGATGGAAGGCAAGCTCAACAAGACGCTCGACGCGATGAACGCCATGG from Rhizobium sp. BT03 harbors:
- the queG gene encoding tRNA epoxyqueuosine(34) reductase QueG; amino-acid sequence: MPEADKDDKERRRRDNLTLFVRAESAAKGFDLCRITRPDAIPQAKERLGQFIDAGRHGTMEWMAETRERRGDPRTLWSEVRSVVVFGLNYAPEEDPRGILAKADKAAISVYARNRDYHDIIKGRLKEIATRFAARAGADVKVFVDTAPVMEKPLAAAAGLGWQGKHTNLVSRTHGSWLFLGSMFTTADLAVDAEEADHCGSCRACLDACPTAAFPAPYQIDARRCISYLTIEHKGPIDPDLRPLIGNRIYGCDDCLAACPWNKFASAASEMKLKARDDLQEPSIAFLLTLDDAAFRAFFSGSPVKRIGRDRFIRNVLIAAGNSGETALIAQCRRLADDASPVVRGMAVWALSRLMEAGEFSGFATQKADETDDDVLNEWRLAGVG
- a CDS encoding imelysin family protein codes for the protein MKLNKFRAAVLAIAPAALLALPAHAETDAAAVVKHYADVAYAKYEDSLTTAKALDAAIDAFLKAPDDATLKAARDAWIKARVPYQQTEVYRFGNPVVDDWEGKVNAWPLDEGLIDYVDPSYGTESDENSLYVANVIANKTIKIDGKDVDASKLTPEFLSGTLAEAGGIEANVATGYHAIEFLLWGQDLNGTGPGAGNRPATDYDLKNCTHGNCDRRAEYLKSASTLLVSDLQEMTDNWKPDGAATKNVEADPKAGLVAILTGMGSLSYGELAGERMKLGLLLHDPEEEHDCFSDNTYNSHLNDAIGIAAAYTGNYTRVDGTKLSGPSLHDLVAAKDKALDAEMEGKLNKTLDAMNAMAKRGETVEKYDQMIGEGNKEGNAVVQAAIDGLIDQTKSVQRVIAALDLGTVQLEGSDSLDNPNAVFK
- a CDS encoding SDR family oxidoreductase yields the protein MHVMIFGCGYSGTAIAKAFAGDGVRISGTTRSADKIEALRRNGVEAFLFDGETMDDGLRRALADITHLVQSIAPGKADPLLRLLGEDGASPPPGLEWIGYLSTVGVYGDHKGAWINEETPCVPVSGRSKERLEAEAGWLAMGERCGVPAAVLRLSGIYGPGRNAFCNLDKGTARRLIKKDQVFNRIRVEDIGAASRFLSDHRLGGIYNITDDRPGPPQDVIVEAARLMGVEPPPEQAFETAELTPMARSFYGENKRVSNAKLKAAGFEFSFPDYPMSLAQLWQDGRWRG
- a CDS encoding septal ring lytic transglycosylase RlpA family protein; translated protein: MKKIRRSIIAAVTIAACSCLLPAESFAGNGCGGASWYALRSKTASGERMNPAILTAAHRSLAFGTKVKVTNRNNGRTVVVRINDRGPFIRGRVIDLSRAAAQNIGMVSSGTAKVCYQVIS
- a CDS encoding glutathione S-transferase family protein, with translation MPTLYHHPMSSASRFVRLILAEYGYQADLIEEQTWEKRRDFLALNPAGTLPVYVDDSMRALCGATVISEYLDETHGVLKRDRRLLAEDPFQRAEIRRLSEWFMQKMENDVTKPLARERVYKLQMTADQGGGAPDSKILRTARANIRQHMRYLTWLAGSRQWLAGERMSYADLAAAASISILDYLGEIDWADAPVVKDWYQRLKSRPSFRPMLTERVRGLTPVSHYADLDF
- a CDS encoding RsmB/NOP family class I SAM-dependent RNA methyltransferase translates to MRLGGRLEGAISVLADIDARKRPVADALKDWGLAHRFAGSGDRAAIGNIVYDALRMRLSHAWLMDDDSAAAIAHAVMFRQWGFTPDSLAAELADDKFAPAPLSADAVAAFASRRLDDAPPHIRGDIPEWVQPSFEQAFGADWLAEAQALAARPTLDLRANILKSSRDKAVKALERAGAQAAKIARYGIRIAAGEGASRLPNVTAELSFQKGWFEVQDEGSQIVADLVLAKDGDQVLDYCAGGGGKTLAMAAAMQNKGQVHAYDADRKRLAPIIERLKRAGTRNVQVHDDPRGLSGLAGRCDKVLVDAPCTGTGTWRRRPDTKWRLTAKNLDERTAQQQDALAQAGGFVKPGGELIYVTCSVLPQENEEQVRRFTADNPDFQIVSALPAWDGLFGKDAPRPHSSDGLTVTLTPASTDTDGFFFCRMQRKG